The following coding sequences lie in one Apium graveolens cultivar Ventura chromosome 3, ASM990537v1, whole genome shotgun sequence genomic window:
- the LOC141715230 gene encoding myb family transcription factor EFM-like, protein MRLLSPQKLEGLLSCLEEECHKIDAFKRELPLGLQLLDNGIPDILLLPFYTKQPTIPSASPEETQSIGFVGSRKPGNVADFLPFSKERNSRPCTIGALPELALVSVDKETEDKNWTERIDNKISNCSRGENPALTAEMTIERGKRVIFEYPQTISTNTGVTSTTSLQTRRKARRCWSPDLHRRFVNALQMLGGSQVATPKQIRELMKVEGLPNDEVKSHLQKYRIHTKRPSPSLQSAYQGCIKSQHYQVPQEYYSAIAPQAQGHHQLHNHTLHHQLHMYKQPSSQTYSSAESDMRGNTTNQSEYIEGGKSESCSWKAGSEGTTENGRDKKALMPKEERGESNESDITLKF, encoded by the exons ATGCGCCTTTTATCCCCTCAAAAGCTTGAAGGCTTACTTTCCTGCCTCGAAGAAGAATGTCACAAGATCGATGCCTTCAAGCGCGAGCTTCCCCTTGGCCTGCAACTTCTTGATAATGGTATCCCAGATATTCTACT ACTTCCTTTCTATACCAAACAACCAACTATACCCTCTGCATCTCCTGAAGAAACTCAAAGTATTGGTTTTGTTGGTAGTCGAAAGCCAGGCAATGTTGCCGACTTTCTTCCCTTCTCGAAAGAAAGAAACTCACGTCCTTGCACTATAGGAGCTCTTCCTGAATTAGCTCTAGTATCAGTTGATAAAGAGACAGAAGATAAGAACTGGACAGAACGTATCGATAACAAAATTTCTAACTGTTCAAGGGGCGAAAATCCTGCACTAACTGCAGAGATGACAATAGAGCGAGGGAAAAGAGTAATATTTGAATACCCACAAACCATTAGCACTAACACTGGTGTCACCTCAACCACAAGTCTTCAGACTCGCAGGAAAGCAAGGCGGTGTTGGTCACCTGACTTGCACCGTCGCTTTGTCAATGCTCTTCAGATGTTAGGTGGTTCTCAAG TGGCTACCCCAAAACAAATTAGAGAACTAATGAAGGTTGAAGGTCTACCTAATGATGAAGTTAAAAGCCATTTGCAG AAGTACAGAATCCACACAAAAAGACCAAGTCCAAGTCTGCAATCTGCATACCAAGGTTGCATTAAATCTCAACACTACCAAGTTCCCCAAGAATACTATTCTGCAATTGCACCACAAGCACAAGGTCACCACCAGTTACACAACCATACCTTGCACCACCAGCTCCACATGTACAAGCAGCCTTCTTCACAAACTTATAGCTCTGCTGAGTCCGATATGAGAGGTAACACGACTAATCAGTCTGAGTACATCGAAGGTGGAAAATCGGAGAGCTGTAGCTGGAAGGCTGGCAGTGAAGGTACTACCGAGAATGGAAGAGATAAAAAAGCATTGATGCCTAAGGAAGAAAGGGGAGAGAGTAATGAAAGTGACATCACTTTAAAGTTTTAG
- the LOC141713668 gene encoding uncharacterized protein LOC141713668: MERIEKKKVAVPLVCHGHSRPVVDLFYSPVTQDGYFLISASKDSKPMLRNGEAGDWIGTFEGHKGAVWSCCLDTNALRAASGSADFTAKIWDALKGEVLHSFEHKHIVRTCAFSEDTQFLLTGGVERLLRIYDMNRPDAPPRELDKSPGSVRTATWLHSDQTILSSCTDMGGVRLWDIRTGNIVRTLETKSSVTSTEVSQDGRYITTADGFSVKFWDSNYFGLVRNYNMPCTIESASLEPKYGAKFVAAGEDMWIHMFDFYTGEEIACNKGHHGPVHCVRFSPEGDTYASGSEDGTIRIWQTGSLTRDENDTVKTNGSSGKVRAPGEVIRRKIEGFKISDEGKTKDEEVVGKNKDKEVA, encoded by the exons ATGGAGAGAATAGAGAAAAAGAAAGTAGCAGTGCCATTGGTGTGCCATGGTCATTCTAGACCAGTTGTTGATTTGTTTTATAGTCCAGTCACTCAAGATGGTTACTTTCTCATCAGTGCTAGCAAGG ATTCCAAGCCAATGCTCAGAAATGGAGAAGCTGGGGACTGGATTGGAACATTTGAAGGTCATAAGGGCGCAGTTTGGAGTTGCTGCTTGGATACAAACGCTTTACGTGCTGCATCCGGTTCCGCTGACTTTACTGC GAAAATCTGGGATGCATTAAAAGGAGAGGTACTTCACTCTTTTGAGCACAAACACATTGTTCGAACCTGTGCTTTTTCTGAG GACACTCAATTTCTACTTACTGGAGGAGTTGAGAGGCTTCTTCGTATCTATGACATGAATCGCCCTGATGCACCTCCTAGAGAATTAGACAAGTCCCCTGGATCTGTCAGAACTGCTACCTGGCTTCACAGTGATCAAACAATATTAAGCTCTTGTACTGATATGGGAGGAGTCAG GTTATGGGACATAAGAACTGGTAACATAGTCCGTACTCTGGAGACTAAATCATCTGTGACTAGTACTGAAGTAAGCCAAGATGGTCGGTATATAACTACTGCTGATGGGTTCAGCGTCAAGTTTTGGGATTCAAATTA TTTTGGATTGGTCAGGAATTATAACATGCCGTGTACCATCGAATCTGCTTCATTGGAACCAAAGTATGGAGCCAAGTTTGTTGCTGCTGGAGAGGACATGTGGATTCATATGTTTGATTTTTACACCGGTGAAGAAATTG CATGTAACAAGGGTCACCATGGGCCAGTTCACTGTGTTAGATTCTCACCAGAAGGAGACACATATGCCTCTGGATCCGAGGATGGAACAATCAGGATATGGCAAACAGGCTCTTTAACCCGTGATGAAAACGATACAGTCAAAACAAATGGCTCTAGCGGGAAGGTGAGGGCTCCTGGAGAAGTGATTCGGCGCAAGATTGAGGGCTTTAAAATTTCAGATGAAGGAAAAACTAAAGATGAGGAAGTTGTAGGGAAAAACAAAGATAAGGAAGTAGCTTAA